The following DNA comes from Candidatus Angelobacter sp..
GCACCCGGCGCACAGGGCGAACACGAGGGACGCAAGCGCCGAATAAAGACACTGAACGCCGATTCTAATTGACGAATTCATCGCGGAAAATCCTTAACAGGGCGGCCCCGAACGACAATCAATATTTTTGCTTCAGGTCAAGCTGGGCACGGTCGCCCGCGGGCTTTTTCTTTTCGCCGTTCTTCTTGGCCGGTGCGTCTTCCTCGCGCTTGGCGTAATAATCGTAATAGTAACCGCTGTAGTAGTAATAGTACGAATCCTGCGAGATGTTGATGTTGTTCAGCACCACACCGAGCAGATTGCCACCCACCTTTTCAACCATTTGTTTGGCTCGGAGTGTCATCGCCTGCGGGTACTTGCGGTACTGGATCACCAGCACAGCCAGATCCACTTCGCTCGCGAGAACCGACGCGTCGCTTACGCCCATGATCGGCGGCGAATCGAAAAAGACGAAATCATAGCGCCGTTTGGCCTCC
Coding sequences within:
- a CDS encoding CpsD/CapB family tyrosine-protein kinase, which codes for NGQRVLLVDSDLRRPSLHKLLNVSNSSGLTSYLLRQSTLEQVVQTTGIPTLDFLPSGKLPSSSLGILNSTQMKDFIQEAKRRYDFVFFDSPPIMGVSDASVLASEVDLAVLVIQYRKYPQAMTLRAKQMVEKVGGNLLGVVLNNINISQDSYYYYYSGYYYDYYAKREEDAPAKKNGEKKKPAGDRAQLDLKQKY